One genomic window of Micropterus dolomieu isolate WLL.071019.BEF.003 ecotype Adirondacks linkage group LG06, ASM2129224v1, whole genome shotgun sequence includes the following:
- the snorc gene encoding protein SNORC — protein sequence MVHSSSICRFLLLVLLGIMVAFVHTETVADPASTTRDNQDTMSGEPPSDLTTKEPFQEMTEQAFTSDYEDTTLSQDMDVDEEEGVLGPGAITAIVIAVFLGASVLLALIVITLRKFTAS from the exons AtggttcacagcagcagcatctgcAGATTCCTCCTCCTGGTGCTCCTAGGCATCATGGTAGCCTTTGTACACACAG AGACAGTTGCAGACCCTGCCTCAACAACCAGGGACAACCAGGACACCATGTCTGGAGAGCCACCCAGTGACCTCACCACCAAAGAGCCTTTCCAGGAAATGACGGAGCAGGCCTTCACCTCCGACTACGAGGACACCACACTCTCCCAGGACATGGACGTGGACGAGGAGGAAG gTGTTCTGGGGCCAGGGGCCATCACAGCCATTGTTATAGCAGTCTTCCTGGGAGCATCTGTCCTCCTCGCCCTCATTGTCATCACACTCAGGAAGTTTACCGCCTCCTAG